In a genomic window of Thermoproteus tenax Kra 1:
- the dsrB gene encoding dissimilatory-type sulfite reductase subunit beta produces MSAIQLNIPNELDRFLPDIVKRNYGKWKERRFHGPGIIEHVSEMGERVFTVKAALPPNARVSVDTLEKFADIADKLGVGALRITIAGNVEFITDSLEKALKIKEEVERLGFPVGGWGGALWGINTCTAFLTCQIAVIDAPSIGKALGDALKPYFTGEERLPAKLRIFVSGCPSGCAGGTAIDIAIVGMWGAPPKIREEALPLCMPPPKALAKIPESQVFLVQVCPTGALSLRREGDKVKLVLVGEKCINCGRCKDNCDAFDYDPKDVGAAILVGGKMANTGVGPRLARVLIPWIPANPPRYEEIVAVVKKVVDVWKTYAKPGERLADFVERIGWPKFVDLVGVPKMAAQYLWWPDAARTYLTYRARGEVIFKGFRDAP; encoded by the coding sequence ATGAGCGCCATACAGTTGAACATACCCAACGAGCTTGACAGATTCCTGCCGGATATAGTCAAGCGGAACTACGGCAAGTGGAAAGAGAGGAGGTTCCATGGCCCCGGCATTATAGAGCACGTCTCTGAGATGGGCGAGAGAGTGTTCACTGTGAAGGCGGCTCTGCCGCCCAACGCCAGAGTCAGCGTGGACACGTTGGAGAAGTTCGCCGACATCGCCGACAAACTGGGCGTGGGCGCTCTGCGTATAACTATAGCGGGCAACGTCGAGTTTATCACGGACTCGCTCGAGAAAGCGCTGAAGATCAAAGAGGAGGTAGAGAGGTTGGGCTTCCCAGTGGGAGGCTGGGGAGGGGCGTTGTGGGGCATCAACACATGTACTGCGTTTCTCACATGTCAAATCGCAGTGATAGATGCGCCGAGCATCGGCAAAGCGCTTGGAGACGCCCTCAAGCCCTACTTCACGGGCGAGGAGAGGCTTCCAGCAAAGCTGAGGATCTTTGTGTCCGGCTGCCCCTCGGGTTGCGCGGGCGGCACCGCCATCGACATAGCTATAGTCGGCATGTGGGGCGCTCCGCCGAAGATAAGAGAGGAGGCGCTGCCGCTGTGTATGCCGCCCCCGAAAGCCCTCGCTAAAATACCGGAGAGCCAAGTTTTCCTAGTGCAAGTGTGTCCAACTGGCGCGCTGTCGCTGAGGAGGGAGGGGGATAAAGTAAAGCTTGTACTAGTGGGCGAGAAGTGCATCAACTGCGGCCGTTGTAAGGACAACTGCGACGCTTTTGACTACGACCCGAAGGACGTAGGCGCGGCCATATTGGTGGGCGGCAAGATGGCGAACACAGGCGTTGGGCCCAGGCTGGCCAGAGTGCTCATACCGTGGATTCCCGCAAATCCGCCGAGATATGAGGAAATAGTGGCGGTGGTGAAAAAGGTTGTCGACGTCTGGAAGACATATGCCAAACCTGGAGAGAGGCTTGCAGACTTCGTCGAAAGAATAGGCTGGCCAAAGTTCGTCGACTTAGTGGGCGTGCCGAAGATGGCGGCCCAGTATCTATGGTGGCCGGATGCCGCAAGAACCTATCTGACATACAGAGCCAGAGGAGAGGTCATATTCAAAGGATTCAGAGATGCGCCATAG
- a CDS encoding TusE/DsrC/DsvC family sulfur relay protein, whose protein sequence is MPVKCPGEYKVDDVTVVLDEECFLSNPEAWNEKVAEWMARELEGIQRMTEEHWKVVKYLREYWETYGVCPPIKMLLKETGFTLDKIYQLFPSGPANGACKVAGAPKPTGCV, encoded by the coding sequence ATGCCGGTGAAATGTCCAGGGGAGTATAAAGTAGACGATGTAACAGTAGTATTAGACGAAGAATGTTTCCTGTCAAACCCAGAGGCATGGAACGAAAAAGTTGCCGAGTGGATGGCGCGCGAGCTCGAGGGCATACAGAGGATGACAGAGGAGCACTGGAAGGTGGTTAAGTACCTTAGAGAGTATTGGGAGACCTACGGCGTGTGTCCGCCTATAAAGATGTTGTTGAAGGAGACGGGGTTCACCCTCGATAAGATCTACCAGCTGTTTCCCTCGGGGCCTGCCAACGGCGCCTGTAAGGTGGCAGGAGCGCCGAAGCCGACGGGCTGCGTCTAG
- a CDS encoding glutathione S-transferase, whose amino-acid sequence MRHREIPPGTLPFFLAYQAENREFFHIPQLKMYIVSDLSPSSYTLSFIWYGVKIQGEKEAAIEFAAEDIPWVGRKTKFLLLLIPTEGGYLPLLRVEIPLGDAMFHWDRIAYAILQERLHDLLGGGYTISQI is encoded by the coding sequence ATGCGCCATAGGGAGATACCGCCTGGGACACTGCCCTTCTTCCTCGCCTATCAGGCTGAAAACAGAGAGTTTTTCCATATCCCCCAACTTAAGATGTACATAGTTTCAGACCTATCCCCCTCCTCATATACGCTCAGTTTTATATGGTACGGAGTGAAGATACAGGGAGAGAAAGAGGCCGCGATAGAGTTCGCCGCAGAGGATATACCGTGGGTGGGCAGAAAGACCAAGTTTTTGCTCCTGCTCATCCCCACGGAGGGAGGCTATCTGCCGCTCCTCCGCGTTGAGATACCGCTGGGGGACGCCATGTTCCACTGGGACCGCATAGCTTATGCGATACTGCAGGAGAGACTACACGATCTCTTGGGCGGCGGCTATACAATTTCTCAGATTTGA